Within the Bacillus sp. FSL K6-3431 genome, the region CGAATATGATTTTACAGGTTGATCAATAAATTTTCCTAGCTCCGAGAATTCGATAATTTCTGGCTCTAAAGACTTAATTTCTTCTTTACTAAATCCAAGCATTAATAGCTTAAGCTCTATATTATCCCTGCCAGATAAATCACCATTTAAACCCGAAGCAACAGCAATTAAAGATGCTTGTCCATTCACTTCGACTGATCCTGATGTTTCGGGTACAATACCAGCGATTATATTTGACAGTGTTGATTTACCTGAACCATTTATTCCAATAAATCCAACAACATCGCCTTTTTCAGCCTCAAAACTAACATCGGCAAGAGCATAAAAATCTTCCCCATGACTTTTGGGTGAAATTAAATCTAATATACGCTCTTTCGTTCCACTATAAAGTTTATATTTCTTCGTTATTTCGTTAACAATAATTGCACTTTTCATCATTATCACAACCAATTATAAATAATCTATAAAATGTCTTCTAAATTTAACGTGTACTATAGAACCGATAATAAATAGTCCTATAACTACTGCCCAAAAATAAAGCGTGTATTGCCAGTTTTCAATGAAATACCAATCCAAACCAAACAATGCTGAACGATAACCCTCGATTAAATAATACAATGGGTTTAGTTTCATAATCGTCGGTAATGGTTCTTCTAAGCTTGTTATCTGCCATAGTATTGGTGATAAATACAGAAGCATACGTAATGTTGCATTTAGAAACATGTGAACATCTCTTATAATAGTTGAAAAGGTTGACGTGATAAGAGAGATAGCGAATATTAAACAAAAAGTAGCGAATATAAAATAAAAAAATTGTAAAAAATAAATGGTCAAATAATAACCAGATAACTGAAATATTGCGATTGTAATTACTAACATAATAATGTGAATATAGAATTGCGAAAACAATACAATATTCGGTATTACACTCATTGGAAAGTTCATCTTTGAGAGCATCCGAAGTCTAGTGTAAATGGACTTCGATCCTTGAATCGTAGCCTGATAAAAGAAGTTCCATAATATAAAACCACCTAATAACCAAAGAATAAAAGGAACATCCATTCCAGGTGCGACTTCAACGTCAGCCCTTTGCCTTATACTCCCAAACACAAACCAGTATATGAGAATTTGAATAACAGGGTTTATAATTTCCCACGCTGTACCTAAGTAATTGCTTTTATTGTTACTTTTTAATTCATATAGTGAAAGCCTTCTAATTAGATAAAAGTTCTCTATTTGCTCTTTAATAACATTAATTGCAGATTTCATTCTTATATCCTTTCATATCTATATATAAACATATTTACTTTATATAATACATGACTAAATTATACAGGCATCGGACCCAAAAGACAATAAAGAGCAAGAGCCCTAGACAAAAGGGAGTATTTCATTGGTTAAGCTACCTCTTCTTTCTTGTAGGTTCAATCCATTTTTTGCGACTTTTCCATGGCTTTTAACATCCATTCATCAGCCCGTTTTTCCATCCACTCAAAGTCTTTATTTACTTCAAGGATCTCTTTTCTCAACATTTCATTTTCTTTTCCTAGTTGCATGATTATTTCTATAAGCCTAAATCCATACTCTTTTGTACTCGAGTTACCTTTATTCAAAGCATTAAAGTGATCTTTCATCTTTTGAACCTCAGCAATTTCACGTTTCATTTCTTCCACCTCGATTAACATTAAGATATATCTTAATGTTATTCGGGAAACGAGGGATTAATGCAATTTCTCGATGCTAATAGACATCAAACCATATACTATTGGTTACCTTTCACTTCATGCGAATGGAATCTTTCTTAAACATATATTGTACTATACTTTTACTGGAATGACCTTTGGAGTATTTATTCCATTCCTCCGCATAATCCTTTATTTGTTTAAAATCAAATTGTTTTTCCTTCAATAAATAGATGACATCATCCGTTTGCTTTACAATTGGTCCCGGAACCATCTGCTCATAATGATCCAATAAACCTCTTTCTTTTGAATAAGTTTCTAAGTCATATGCAAAGAAAATCATCGGTTTGTTTAATAGCGAGAATTCATAAGGAAGTGACGAATAATCTGTTATCAAGTAGTCGCCAAATAATAATAATTCATTTATATCATAGTTCGAAGATGAATAATCATAAACAAATTCTGGATATTGCTCTGAATAATTGATTGTACTCTTCACAGCTGGATGTAATCTTAATAACAGAACGTAATTTTCTGCCAATTCATTCATCATTTTTTCTAAATCCAGTTTCATTTCAAATTGATCCAATTGATTGTCTCGATAGGTGGGAGCATAAAGAATCTTTTTTTTATTTTTTATTTCCGGTACTTCCTTATTCAGGTTGTCAAGAATATTTTTATGAAGTACTTCATTGTAAAAAAAGTCTGTACGTGGAATACCCGTTCTTAGTATATTGTCATTCGAGAGGTCGAAAGCCTTGATAAACGTCTTTGCCATGACATCCGATCCAACGACCACTTTATGAAATTTTTTATATACTTGCAAAAATCGTTTTTTGGCTCTGTTGCTACGCTTCTTTATAGATAAATCTTCTAATCCAAACTTTTTGATCGCCCCTGAAGCATGCCATAATTGTATACATTCTACTTCTTGTTTAAAATCAGTTACTGCTAAAAAGCCAAAATAATTATCAATAAAAATATACTTAGAAGTCGCTAAATGATAAATAGATTTGAACATATTTAACAGATTTAATGGAATTAATTTAATACCTTGCTTTGAACGAAAGTATCTGTCGCTAGAGCCTTTATACAGAACAACTACTTCCACAGGCGCTTTTTGCTCTCGTATCTCTTCGTATACATATTGACTATTATCACCAAAAGAAACGACGAAAGTCACTTTTTCTTTAAGTGGGAAGAGATTGAAAAAGTTGAAAATAAGCTTAAAAACAGATAAGTACACCGTAATAAAAACTTCTCTAACCATTTTCCACACAGTTAATATCCGTTTTAATTTGGGAAGTGGATACTCCTTGCGTTCGGGGTAAATAAATTACTTCACAATATTGTTTTAAAAAATCAAAGTGTCCTTCCCAATCGTCTCCCATTACAAAGAGATCAATTTCATGTTTCAGCACATCTTGAACTTTTTGATCCCAACTATGTTCGGATATGACTTCATCAACAAACCTAATGGATTCTAGAATAATCTTCCGATTCTCAAAGCTATGATACGATTCCTTTTTCTTTTCCTCATTAAATGAATCTGCTGACAAACCAACAACTAAATAATCTCCTAAATCCTTCGCTCTTTTTAACAAATTAATATGTCCAATATGGAGCAAATCAAACGTTCCATATGTTAGCACCTTTTTCATTGATTATCATCTCCTTACCTAGCTAAATAACTCGGTAATCGAAAGTAATTTCACATAAGCTTTTTTATAAAACAACGACTGAGTATTAATCTTGCATATTTCTCATTATATATTCCCTATCTAATTATTTCAAACGGCTAGGAAATAGGTTCTTTATCCAATTAGATGATGGATAAAGGTGTTTTCTATAATAGAAAACCCTGATAGAAAAGACGCTTTCTTTCAGGGTTACCTTTATTTATTTACTATCAGAATCCTGATTATCCAATATCAATTGATCAACAACGCGTTTGCTTGATTCACCATCATGATCATCAAAAAAGTATTCGATGAAAGGCTTTATTTTTTCCATTTTAAACTCCTTATTATCTATTGTTTCGATAAGCTCATCAGTGGAACGCACAAGCGGTCCCGGTATAAACGAACTGAAATCATAATAGAAATCTCTTTTTTGTACATATTCTTCCACATCATAAGCAAAGAAAATCATTGGTTTATTAAGTAGCGCATATTCAAAACAAACAGATGAATAATCTGTTATTAGTATATCCGTGATAAATAATAAATCATTAATTTCACGGTAGGAAGAGAAATTGTAAAAGAATTCTTTGTATTGATAAGGAATATTAAAGTCATTTTTTACAAATGGATGAATTTTAAATAGAAATACATATTCATCCTTCAATTCATTATAAAGCCTCTCTAAATTGAGCACTTCCATTGGATAATGG harbors:
- a CDS encoding ABC transporter permease; translation: MKSAINVIKEQIENFYLIRRLSLYELKSNNKSNYLGTAWEIINPVIQILIYWFVFGSIRQRADVEVAPGMDVPFILWLLGGFILWNFFYQATIQGSKSIYTRLRMLSKMNFPMSVIPNIVLFSQFYIHIIMLVITIAIFQLSGYYLTIYFLQFFYFIFATFCLIFAISLITSTFSTIIRDVHMFLNATLRMLLYLSPILWQITSLEEPLPTIMKLNPLYYLIEGYRSALFGLDWYFIENWQYTLYFWAVVIGLFIIGSIVHVKFRRHFIDYL
- the tagD gene encoding glycerol-3-phosphate cytidylyltransferase: MKKVLTYGTFDLLHIGHINLLKRAKDLGDYLVVGLSADSFNEEKKKESYHSFENRKIILESIRFVDEVISEHSWDQKVQDVLKHEIDLFVMGDDWEGHFDFLKQYCEVIYLPRTQGVSTSQIKTDINCVENG
- a CDS encoding CDP-glycerol glycerophosphotransferase family protein, giving the protein MVREVFITVYLSVFKLIFNFFNLFPLKEKVTFVVSFGDNSQYVYEEIREQKAPVEVVVLYKGSSDRYFRSKQGIKLIPLNLLNMFKSIYHLATSKYIFIDNYFGFLAVTDFKQEVECIQLWHASGAIKKFGLEDLSIKKRSNRAKKRFLQVYKKFHKVVVGSDVMAKTFIKAFDLSNDNILRTGIPRTDFFYNEVLHKNILDNLNKEVPEIKNKKKILYAPTYRDNQLDQFEMKLDLEKMMNELAENYVLLLRLHPAVKSTINYSEQYPEFVYDYSSSNYDINELLLFGDYLITDYSSLPYEFSLLNKPMIFFAYDLETYSKERGLLDHYEQMVPGPIVKQTDDVIYLLKEKQFDFKQIKDYAEEWNKYSKGHSSKSIVQYMFKKDSIRMK
- the tagH gene encoding teichoic acids export ABC transporter ATP-binding subunit TagH, translated to MKSAIIVNEITKKYKLYSGTKERILDLISPKSHGEDFYALADVSFEAEKGDVVGFIGINGSGKSTLSNIIAGIVPETSGSVEVNGQASLIAVASGLNGDLSGRDNIELKLLMLGFSKEEIKSLEPEIIEFSELGKFIDQPVKSYSSGMKSRLGFAISVNVDPEILIIDEALSVGDKAFAEKSLSKMKEFKEKGKTMIFVSHSIGQMKQFCEKILWLEYGMVKQFGTVDEVIPKYEEFLKLYQKMSKDEKEAYKQAGLERQQKALK